A genomic segment from Aegilops tauschii subsp. strangulata cultivar AL8/78 chromosome 1, Aet v6.0, whole genome shotgun sequence encodes:
- the LOC109732876 gene encoding uncharacterized protein, whose amino-acid sequence MALVVLVRLALWLLGSCLELAALVLFRGLALLVVAAVDLVRLPGQAADAALDATKGVLEAAVEFVFNLVWDVAVDVVSAFLESLWSVVAGTAEFAASTVVELMEAARDGSEEAAKALTEVLEGAADAVAGTLVKLAENYTDALVHLLQNLI is encoded by the coding sequence ATGGCACTCGTCGTGCTCGTAAGACTAGCTCTGTGGCTTCTGGGCTCCTGCCTGGAGCTCGCCGCCCTAGTGCTCTTCCGGGGCCTGGCCCTGCTCGTCGTCGCCGCCGTGGACTTGGTCAGGCTGCCGGGGCAGGCGGCAGATGCGGCGCTCGATGCGACCAAGGGCGTGCTCGAAGCGGCGGTCGAGTTCGTCTTCAACCTAGTCTGGGACGTGGCAGTGGACGTCGTCTCAGCGTTTCTCGAGTCGCTCTGGAGCGTGGTGGCCGGCACGGCGGAGTTCGCCGCGTCTACGGTTGTGGAGCTCATGGAGGCAGCACGGGATGGCagcgaggaggcggcgaaggcgctcacGGAGGTGCTGGAGGGCGCGGCGGATGCGGTGGCCGGGACGCTGGTGAAGCTCGCGGAGAACTACACGGATGCTCTTGTGCACCTCTTGCAGAATCTCATCTGA
- the LOC109732878 gene encoding uncharacterized protein isoform X2 — protein MPPVRRRRRTTPAAAADGSAPSSSADLLALAAALLPTPTAAAALKTPPHLKHTVHSLPDSHPVLLSLPQTLAQALSPDPDPGSVSPRAAAAVLLHLLLTHPSHPPRWDDLLRPLALLHDRLALLATEDPPVAALAASCFELAWRAGAPGRDALVAQTLPYLFSQALTSGSNARPLLRRLFALREALHLLDYTDESISDFKVLLLRCFVSPHFLKAEEGRKLLALVLGVSEGLAREGLEFIRAQVGMMRGRRAAVVAYGEVVFRAWKDGGWVRGEIGEGFLQGMVEAAVHAADKEVAKAARRIIWAFVEQKAVAGVEKLVFRLSEPVLFRSLQVANSNVRRNALHLLLDLFPLEDPDVTKDVNDPLLEKQFFLLDKLLMDDCPEIRAVTVEGICRILNQFWEVIPSPTISKKLSKIVDDMSKDSCNEVRLSTVNGLIYLLDNPQSHDILKVLLPRLSDMVSDPALSVRAAAVDLLLAIRDLRSFQYNKVVGLGTLLSSLADDHPRVAKKITELLIPSYFPSKLPLKEACARCIALIKRSPAAGARFCEFALSEGSSPRSLVEFIKVSITLALSPSGLNLAQTDGLVIASAKLIKSLSDEGSSLVALREYFANAKLKLLFKTAVSDGAQAALLSMVPAISPDDLCVLHIECMNIIVNAAVTSKQEECQEALLAAHKLVHLSGRSDEMFEELTNILQSKASYFSGMYGLEPPSCPVASTKRKKGKLLKKTPARSDDVDGNRSSTSGILSNEELTAVGGAAWQLNEILKAEEMRAAFLQSYAEIAFSSLKVISQVYIEQCLHFESLDLSPVFAYLSLATYSALQDVDQTDMSCSESTIVNQSLDHLLRCYDRFVNGSVTVSTDSTSTLNKNKKSAEHEHQQHVTPEGSPAEGTINVIMLGTSILKFIVDSTTIKLVNESKVRCVGFASSYTKYAVSAMKRHSEGSSFNGDDLKDILILTRSSFTYAAKLLHLVLASSSESSSPPEEAFLLANNLLDLVPAVESFAGPRFALTLVSVVKQWLPVLILGLGCRWLIGLESEMANKTCNLGDPDLPLWVAALAKNELLEAEEPREDDQSEHEQDVSPSSRKLAEMMVTLLRKGSPKILDSVGGILLSNLQLALQRAEHGIVLGLARFACDKLLGSSSSSSSSSASKNLQLTHDSLRESFFEIDRHCKEDGRVDDECSRQQLESAKVLISSVLPYDACSQTS, from the exons ATGCcgcccgtgcgccgccgccgccgcaccacccCGGCTGCCGCCGCCGACGGGTCTGCCCCCTCCTCTTCCGCCGACCTCCTCGCCCTGGCCGCCGCCCTCCTCCCCACTCCCACCGCCGCCGCAGCTCTCAAGACCCCTCCGCACCTCAAGCACACCGTCCACTCCCTCCCCGACTCCCACCCGGTCCTCCTCTCCCTCCCGCAAACCCTAGCCCAAGCCCTCTCCCCCGACCCGGACCCCGGCTCCGTCtccccccgcgccgccgccgccgtcctcctccacctcctcctcacCCACCCCTCCCACCCGCCGCGATGGGACGACCTTCTCCGCCCGCTCGCGCTCCTCCACGACCGCCTGGCGCTCCTCGCCACCGAGGACCCGCCCGTCGCCGCGCTCGCCGCCTCCTGCTTCGAGCTCGCCTGGCGCGCCGGGGCCCCGGGGCGCGACGCGCTCGTCGCCCAGACCCTGCCGTACCTCTTCTCCCAGGCGCTCACCTCCGGCTCCAACGCCAGGCCGCTCCTCCGCCGCCTCTTCGCCCTCCGCGAGGCGCTGCATCTGCTCGACTACACCGATGAGAGCATCTCGGACTTCAAGGTGCTCCTGCTGCGCTGCTTCGTGTCCCCCCACTTCCTCAAGGCCGAGGAAGGGAGGAAGCTCCTCGCGCTGGTGCTCGGGGTCAGCGAGGGGCTCGCCAGGGAGGGGCTGGAGTTCATAAGGGCCCAGGTGGGGATGATGCGAGGGAGGCGGGCGGCCGTGGTCGCCTACGGCGAGGTGGTGTTCAGAGCGTGGAAGGACGGAGGGTGGGTCAGAGGGGAGATTGGGGAAGGGTTTCTGCAGGGGATGGTCGAGGCAGCAGTCCATGCCGCTGACAAGGAGGTGGCTAAGGCTGCCAGGAGGATAATTTGGGCCTTCGTCGAGCAGAAGGCAGTGGCTGGAGTTGAAAAGCTGGTGTTCAGGCTTTCCGAGCCTGTGCTGTTCCGGTCATTGCAG GTTGCAAACTCTAATGTTCGCCGTAATGCTTTACATCTTCTACTGGATTTATTTCCCCTTGAAGACCCAGATGTGACAAAGGATGTCAATGATCCTCTGTTAGAGAAGCAGTTCTTCCTTCTAGACAAACTTCTCATGGATGACTGCCCAGAAATACGGGCAGTCACAGTTGAAGGAATTTGCCGTATTCTTAACCAGTTTTGGGAAGTTATTCCATCGCCAACCATTTCAAAAAAATTGAGTAAAATTGTTGATGACATGTCCAAAGATTCTTGCAACGAAGTTCGTCTATCAACAGTGAATGGTCTGATATACTTGCTTGACAATCCACAAAGTCATGACATACTGAAAGTGCTACTTCCAAGATTAAGCGATATGGTTTCTGATCCTGCTTTATCTGTCAGAGCTGCTGCTGTAGATCTCCTGTTAGCTATTCGTGATCTTCGATCTTTCCAGTACAATAAG GTTGTTGGTTTGGGTACTCTATTATCTTCACTTGCAGATGATCATCCCCGTGTTGCTAAAAAAATCACAGAGCTTCTCATTCCTTCTTACTTTCCATCTAAGTTGCCTTTGAAAGAAGCATGTGCTCGCTGCATTGCACTGATAAAGAGATCGCCGGCAGCTGGGGCAAGGTTTTGTGAATTTGCTCTGTCTGAAGGATCATCCCCGCGGTCTCTTGTTGAGTTTATCAAAGTCTCTATTACTCTGGCATTGTCACCATCAGGATTGAACTTAGCGCAGACTGATGGTCTTGTTATTGCTTCCGCCAAACTAATAAAAAGCTTATCTGATGAAGGCTCTAGTTTGGTTGCTTTGAGAGAGTACTTTGCAAATGCTAAACTGAAGCTGCTCTTTAAAACTGCAGTTTCTGATGGTGCCCAGGCTGCTCTTCTCAGCATGGTGCCAGCGATATCACCTGACGATCTATGTGTGTTACACATCGAATGCATGAACATAATTGTGAATGCTGCTGTGACTTCCAAGCAGGAAGAATGTCAAGAAGCATTGCTGGCAGCGCATAAGTTGGTACATTTGAGTGGCCGGTCTGATGAAATGTTTGAAGAATTGACTAATATTTTGCAATCTAAAGCCTCTTATTTTTCTGGGATGTATGGACTTGAACCTCCATCGTGCCCTGTGGCATCTACAAAGAGGAAGAAAGGGAAGTTGCTTAAGAAAACGCCAGCAAGATCTGACGATGTGGATGGAAATAGGTCATCCACATCAGGAATCCTGAGTAATGAAGAACTTACTGCTGTAGGGGGAGCAGCATGGCAGCTCAATGAAATACTAAAAGCAGAGGAAATGAGAGCTGCTTTTCTGCAATCTTATGCAGAAATTGCATTTTCTTCTCTGAAGGTCATTTCTCAAGTGTACATTGAGCAATGCCTACATTTTGAATCTCTAGACCTCTCTCCAGTGTTTGCTTATTTGAGTTTGGCTACATATAGTGCTCTTCAGGATGTTGATCAAACAGACATGAGCTGCTCTGAG TCGACAATTGTCAACCAGTCATTGGACCATCTGCTGAGATGCTATGACAGATTTGTAAATGGATCTGTTACTGTTTCCACTGACTCAACGTCAACATTGAACAAGAATAAGAAATCTGCAGAACATGAACATCAGCAGCATGTCACCCCTGAAG GAAGTCCAGCAGAAGGCACAATAAATGTGATTATGCTTGGCACTTCAATTCTCAAGTTCATTGTTGATTCGACAACCATCAAGCTGGTCAATGAGAGTAAAGTAAGATGTGTGGGATTTGCATCATCTTACACAAAATATGCAGTGTCAGCCATGAAAAGGCACAGTGAGGGCTCATCTTTTAATGGGGACGATCTGAAAGACATACTGATCCTTACACGAAGCTCCTTCACTTACGCAGCCAAGCTGCTTCATTTGGTGCTAGCAAGCTCAAGCGAGTCGTCGAGTCCCCCAGAGGAGGCCTTCCTCCTCGCAAATAATCTTCTTGATCTTGTACCTGCTGTCGAATCATTTGCAGGCCCGAGATTTGCTCTCACATTAGTTTCAGTTGTAAAACAGTGGCTGCCAGTCCTGATATTGGGCCTTGGATGCCGCTGGTTGATTGGGCTAGAAAGTGAGATGGCTAACAAGACGTGCAACTTAGGTGACCCTGACTTACCACTGTGGGTTGCTGCTCTGGCCAAAAACGAGCTGCTTGAGGCTGAGGAACCTAGGGAGGATGATCAGAGCGAGCATGAGCAGGATGTGTCACCGTCATCCAGAAAGCTAGCAGAAATGATGGTGACCCTGCTGAGGAAAGGAAGCCCTAAAATCCTGGATTCTGTGGGTGGCATTTTGCTTTCCAACCTCCAGTTGGCGCTGCAGAGAGCGGAGCATGGCATCGTCTTAGGCTTGGCACGCTTTGCTTGTGACAAGCTGcttgggagcagcagcagcagcagcagctcgtcAGCCTCTAAGAACCTGCAGCTCACTCATGATTCTCTGCGCGAGAGCTTCTTTGAGATTGACAGGCATTGCAAGGAGGATGGCAGAGTTGACGATGAATGTTCGAGGCAGCAGCTGGAGAGTGCAAAAGTATTGATATCGTCAGTACTCCCCTATGATGCATGCAGTCAGACGAGCTGA
- the LOC109732878 gene encoding uncharacterized protein isoform X1 produces MPPVRRRRRTTPAAAADGSAPSSSADLLALAAALLPTPTAAAALKTPPHLKHTVHSLPDSHPVLLSLPQTLAQALSPDPDPGSVSPRAAAAVLLHLLLTHPSHPPRWDDLLRPLALLHDRLALLATEDPPVAALAASCFELAWRAGAPGRDALVAQTLPYLFSQALTSGSNARPLLRRLFALREALHLLDYTDESISDFKVLLLRCFVSPHFLKAEEGRKLLALVLGVSEGLAREGLEFIRAQVGMMRGRRAAVVAYGEVVFRAWKDGGWVRGEIGEGFLQGMVEAAVHAADKEVAKAARRIIWAFVEQKAVAGVEKLVFRLSEPVLFRSLQVANSNVRRNALHLLLDLFPLEDPDVTKDVNDPLLEKQFFLLDKLLMDDCPEIRAVTVEGICRILNQFWEVIPSPTISKKLSKIVDDMSKDSCNEVRLSTVNGLIYLLDNPQSHDILKVLLPRLSDMVSDPALSVRAAAVDLLLAIRDLRSFQYNKVVGLGTLLSSLADDHPRVAKKITELLIPSYFPSKLPLKEACARCIALIKRSPAAGARFCEFALSEGSSPRSLVEFIKVSITLALSPSGLNLAQTDGLVIASAKLIKSLSDEGSSLVALREYFANAKLKLLFKTAVSDGAQAALLSMVPAISPDDLCVLHIECMNIIVNAAVTSKQEECQEALLAAHKLVHLSGRSDEMFEELTNILQSKASYFSGMYGLEPPSCPVASTKRKKGKLLKKTPARSDDVDGNRSSTSGILSNEELTAVGGAAWQLNEILKAEEMRAAFLQSYAEIAFSSLKVISQVYIEQCLHFESLDLSPVFAYLSLATYSALQDVDQTDMSCSESTIVNQSLDHLLRCYDRFVNGSVTVSTDSTSTLNKNKKSAEHEHQQHVTPEASCAGSPAEGTINVIMLGTSILKFIVDSTTIKLVNESKVRCVGFASSYTKYAVSAMKRHSEGSSFNGDDLKDILILTRSSFTYAAKLLHLVLASSSESSSPPEEAFLLANNLLDLVPAVESFAGPRFALTLVSVVKQWLPVLILGLGCRWLIGLESEMANKTCNLGDPDLPLWVAALAKNELLEAEEPREDDQSEHEQDVSPSSRKLAEMMVTLLRKGSPKILDSVGGILLSNLQLALQRAEHGIVLGLARFACDKLLGSSSSSSSSSASKNLQLTHDSLRESFFEIDRHCKEDGRVDDECSRQQLESAKVLISSVLPYDACSQTS; encoded by the exons ATGCcgcccgtgcgccgccgccgccgcaccacccCGGCTGCCGCCGCCGACGGGTCTGCCCCCTCCTCTTCCGCCGACCTCCTCGCCCTGGCCGCCGCCCTCCTCCCCACTCCCACCGCCGCCGCAGCTCTCAAGACCCCTCCGCACCTCAAGCACACCGTCCACTCCCTCCCCGACTCCCACCCGGTCCTCCTCTCCCTCCCGCAAACCCTAGCCCAAGCCCTCTCCCCCGACCCGGACCCCGGCTCCGTCtccccccgcgccgccgccgccgtcctcctccacctcctcctcacCCACCCCTCCCACCCGCCGCGATGGGACGACCTTCTCCGCCCGCTCGCGCTCCTCCACGACCGCCTGGCGCTCCTCGCCACCGAGGACCCGCCCGTCGCCGCGCTCGCCGCCTCCTGCTTCGAGCTCGCCTGGCGCGCCGGGGCCCCGGGGCGCGACGCGCTCGTCGCCCAGACCCTGCCGTACCTCTTCTCCCAGGCGCTCACCTCCGGCTCCAACGCCAGGCCGCTCCTCCGCCGCCTCTTCGCCCTCCGCGAGGCGCTGCATCTGCTCGACTACACCGATGAGAGCATCTCGGACTTCAAGGTGCTCCTGCTGCGCTGCTTCGTGTCCCCCCACTTCCTCAAGGCCGAGGAAGGGAGGAAGCTCCTCGCGCTGGTGCTCGGGGTCAGCGAGGGGCTCGCCAGGGAGGGGCTGGAGTTCATAAGGGCCCAGGTGGGGATGATGCGAGGGAGGCGGGCGGCCGTGGTCGCCTACGGCGAGGTGGTGTTCAGAGCGTGGAAGGACGGAGGGTGGGTCAGAGGGGAGATTGGGGAAGGGTTTCTGCAGGGGATGGTCGAGGCAGCAGTCCATGCCGCTGACAAGGAGGTGGCTAAGGCTGCCAGGAGGATAATTTGGGCCTTCGTCGAGCAGAAGGCAGTGGCTGGAGTTGAAAAGCTGGTGTTCAGGCTTTCCGAGCCTGTGCTGTTCCGGTCATTGCAG GTTGCAAACTCTAATGTTCGCCGTAATGCTTTACATCTTCTACTGGATTTATTTCCCCTTGAAGACCCAGATGTGACAAAGGATGTCAATGATCCTCTGTTAGAGAAGCAGTTCTTCCTTCTAGACAAACTTCTCATGGATGACTGCCCAGAAATACGGGCAGTCACAGTTGAAGGAATTTGCCGTATTCTTAACCAGTTTTGGGAAGTTATTCCATCGCCAACCATTTCAAAAAAATTGAGTAAAATTGTTGATGACATGTCCAAAGATTCTTGCAACGAAGTTCGTCTATCAACAGTGAATGGTCTGATATACTTGCTTGACAATCCACAAAGTCATGACATACTGAAAGTGCTACTTCCAAGATTAAGCGATATGGTTTCTGATCCTGCTTTATCTGTCAGAGCTGCTGCTGTAGATCTCCTGTTAGCTATTCGTGATCTTCGATCTTTCCAGTACAATAAG GTTGTTGGTTTGGGTACTCTATTATCTTCACTTGCAGATGATCATCCCCGTGTTGCTAAAAAAATCACAGAGCTTCTCATTCCTTCTTACTTTCCATCTAAGTTGCCTTTGAAAGAAGCATGTGCTCGCTGCATTGCACTGATAAAGAGATCGCCGGCAGCTGGGGCAAGGTTTTGTGAATTTGCTCTGTCTGAAGGATCATCCCCGCGGTCTCTTGTTGAGTTTATCAAAGTCTCTATTACTCTGGCATTGTCACCATCAGGATTGAACTTAGCGCAGACTGATGGTCTTGTTATTGCTTCCGCCAAACTAATAAAAAGCTTATCTGATGAAGGCTCTAGTTTGGTTGCTTTGAGAGAGTACTTTGCAAATGCTAAACTGAAGCTGCTCTTTAAAACTGCAGTTTCTGATGGTGCCCAGGCTGCTCTTCTCAGCATGGTGCCAGCGATATCACCTGACGATCTATGTGTGTTACACATCGAATGCATGAACATAATTGTGAATGCTGCTGTGACTTCCAAGCAGGAAGAATGTCAAGAAGCATTGCTGGCAGCGCATAAGTTGGTACATTTGAGTGGCCGGTCTGATGAAATGTTTGAAGAATTGACTAATATTTTGCAATCTAAAGCCTCTTATTTTTCTGGGATGTATGGACTTGAACCTCCATCGTGCCCTGTGGCATCTACAAAGAGGAAGAAAGGGAAGTTGCTTAAGAAAACGCCAGCAAGATCTGACGATGTGGATGGAAATAGGTCATCCACATCAGGAATCCTGAGTAATGAAGAACTTACTGCTGTAGGGGGAGCAGCATGGCAGCTCAATGAAATACTAAAAGCAGAGGAAATGAGAGCTGCTTTTCTGCAATCTTATGCAGAAATTGCATTTTCTTCTCTGAAGGTCATTTCTCAAGTGTACATTGAGCAATGCCTACATTTTGAATCTCTAGACCTCTCTCCAGTGTTTGCTTATTTGAGTTTGGCTACATATAGTGCTCTTCAGGATGTTGATCAAACAGACATGAGCTGCTCTGAG TCGACAATTGTCAACCAGTCATTGGACCATCTGCTGAGATGCTATGACAGATTTGTAAATGGATCTGTTACTGTTTCCACTGACTCAACGTCAACATTGAACAAGAATAAGAAATCTGCAGAACATGAACATCAGCAGCATGTCACCCCTGAAG CATCTTGTGCAGGAAGTCCAGCAGAAGGCACAATAAATGTGATTATGCTTGGCACTTCAATTCTCAAGTTCATTGTTGATTCGACAACCATCAAGCTGGTCAATGAGAGTAAAGTAAGATGTGTGGGATTTGCATCATCTTACACAAAATATGCAGTGTCAGCCATGAAAAGGCACAGTGAGGGCTCATCTTTTAATGGGGACGATCTGAAAGACATACTGATCCTTACACGAAGCTCCTTCACTTACGCAGCCAAGCTGCTTCATTTGGTGCTAGCAAGCTCAAGCGAGTCGTCGAGTCCCCCAGAGGAGGCCTTCCTCCTCGCAAATAATCTTCTTGATCTTGTACCTGCTGTCGAATCATTTGCAGGCCCGAGATTTGCTCTCACATTAGTTTCAGTTGTAAAACAGTGGCTGCCAGTCCTGATATTGGGCCTTGGATGCCGCTGGTTGATTGGGCTAGAAAGTGAGATGGCTAACAAGACGTGCAACTTAGGTGACCCTGACTTACCACTGTGGGTTGCTGCTCTGGCCAAAAACGAGCTGCTTGAGGCTGAGGAACCTAGGGAGGATGATCAGAGCGAGCATGAGCAGGATGTGTCACCGTCATCCAGAAAGCTAGCAGAAATGATGGTGACCCTGCTGAGGAAAGGAAGCCCTAAAATCCTGGATTCTGTGGGTGGCATTTTGCTTTCCAACCTCCAGTTGGCGCTGCAGAGAGCGGAGCATGGCATCGTCTTAGGCTTGGCACGCTTTGCTTGTGACAAGCTGcttgggagcagcagcagcagcagcagctcgtcAGCCTCTAAGAACCTGCAGCTCACTCATGATTCTCTGCGCGAGAGCTTCTTTGAGATTGACAGGCATTGCAAGGAGGATGGCAGAGTTGACGATGAATGTTCGAGGCAGCAGCTGGAGAGTGCAAAAGTATTGATATCGTCAGTACTCCCCTATGATGCATGCAGTCAGACGAGCTGA
- the LOC141027497 gene encoding uncharacterized protein, giving the protein MSSSSSSGASQTTLNGQVTEKLTRTNYVLWRTHVTPHLRGAGIFGYVDGTTPEPAKLHVTKDKDGKESAEPNPLHPIWVREDQQVLGYLLSTLSKEVLIAVTKVTTAHALWTAVAGMVSSQFMSRVNNIRTTLINAQKGNQTVAAYFASLRGLADELAAAGKAIQDDELISYIIHGLDVDYQPLISALDAHVTPVSLDELYAMLSNFDQRMAQFNHSGSGGFRSSANAVVRGRGGGSCGRGSSRTKGRSGGHGGGGNSGGGNSRSGASRGRRGGGPPRARPEMPRYQICGKPGHTVKDCWYRYDEDDEDSQDEEKVAAAADGSYGIDTNWYIDSGATNHITNELEKATMKDKYCGKDHIHTASGEGEPGEPQTLQEALGDERWKNAMNEEYMALKKNKTWHLVPPQQGKNLIDCKWVFRIKRKSDGTIDRYKARLVAKGFKQRGWSLRQLDVQNAFLHGVLEEEPPRAWYSRLCHKMQTLGFVPSKSDTSLFIYNKFNTCIFVLIYVDYIIVTSSFDEVITGLLKDLSADFALKDLGDLHYFLGIEVKRHKDGLHLSQEKLS; this is encoded by the exons atgtcttcctcctcctcctccggtgcTTCCCAGACCACCCTCAATGGGCAGGTCACTGAGAAGCTAACACGCACGAACTACGTGCTCTGGCGCACGCATGTCACTCCCCATCTGCGCGGCGCCGGCATCTTCGGCTACGTCGACGGCACCACACCGGAGCCAGCCAAGCTTCATGTCACCAAGgacaaggatggcaaagaaaGCGCTGAGCCCAACCCTCTCCACCCAATCTGGGTCCGGGAGGATCAACAGGTGTTGGGCTACCTGCTCAGCACCCTCTCCAAGGAGGTACTGATCGCGGTGACCAAGGTCACCACGGCGCACGCGCTCTGGACAGCGGTGGCAGGTATGGTTTCCTCGCAGTTCATGAGCCGCGTGAATAACATCAGGACAACGCTCATCAACGCGCAGAAGGGCAACCAGACGGTTGCCGCCTACTTCGCCTCTCTCCGTGGCCTCGCCGACGAGCTTGCCGCTGCGGGGAAGGCCATCCAAGACGACGAACTCATCTCCTACATCATCCATGGCCTCGACGTCGACTACCAGCCCCTCATCTCCGCCCTCGACGCACACGTCACGCCGGTCTCCCTCGACGAGCTCTACGCCATGCTCAGCAACTTCGACCAGCGCATGGCCCAGTTTAATCACTCGGGCAGCGGCGGCTTCCGCTCCTCTGCCAACGCCGTGGTgcgtggccgtggtggtggatcATGTGGCCGTGGCTCCTCTCGCACCAAGGGGCGATCTGGAGGACACGGTGGTGGCGGAAACAGCGGCGGCGGCAACAGCCGCTCTGGTGCATCCCGCGGTCGTCGTGGCGGCGGTCCACCTCGGGCCCGACCAGAGATGCCTCGCTACCAAATTTGCGGTAAGCCAGGGCACACCGTGAAGGATTGCTGGTATCGTTATGATGAAGATGACGAGGACTCCCAAGATGAAGAAAAAGTGGCTGCCGCGGCTGATGGATCCTACGGCATCGACACAAATTGGTACATTGATAGCGGCGCCACCAATCACATCACCAATGagcttgagaaggccacgatgAAAGACAAGTACTGTGGCAAAGATCACATCCACACGGCAAGTGGAGAAG GTGAACCAGGTGAACCCCAGACGCTTCAGGAAGCACTTGGTGATGAAAGATGGAAAAATGCTATGAATGAAGAATACATGGCACTCAAGAAAAATAAAACTTGGCATTTGGTTCCCCCACAGCAAGGTAAAAATTTAATTGATTGCAAGTGGGTATTCAGAATAAAGAGGAAATCTGATGGAACTATTGATCGCTACAAAGCTAGGCTCGTTGCAAAGGGTTTTAAACAACG GGGATGGAGTCTCAGGCAACTTGATGTTCAGAACGCGTTTCttcatggtgttctggaagaggaG CCACCAAGAGCATGGTACTCTCGTCTCTGTCACAAAATGCAAACACTTGGTTTTGTCCCTTCAAAGTCTGACACCTCTCTGTTCATCTACAACAAGTTcaatacatgcatatttgtcttGATATATGTTGATTATATTATTGTGACAAGCTCATTTGATGAAGTTATCACAGGGTTGTTAAAAGATTTGAGTGCAGACTTTGCCTTgaaggatcttggagacttgcATTATTTTCTTGGGATTGAAGTAAAGAGGCACAAGGATGGACTTCATCTCTCCCAAGAAAA GCTGTCTTGA